One part of the Tunicatimonas pelagia genome encodes these proteins:
- a CDS encoding DUF4230 domain-containing protein → MRVRRFMGLVLLLGIPFFIGYHWQNWTTSVVPEPSEAEVTTMLITEIEALGKMELVKYRFQEVTEVKELSPEFLNIFKLDSDSKAILITQGEAVGCLDLLKISTTDIKITSDTVWMHLPEPELCYYKLDLEKTRLYSVETGLFANRDQFISRAYRQAERQIRDAATGSEILDETEVNAHRILRPMLEELSGKTIIFTEKIPTTRIAPAD, encoded by the coding sequence ATGCGTGTCCGACGATTCATGGGTCTGGTTCTATTGTTGGGTATTCCGTTTTTTATCGGATATCACTGGCAAAACTGGACTACTTCGGTAGTACCCGAGCCATCTGAAGCCGAAGTCACAACCATGCTGATTACCGAAATTGAGGCTTTGGGTAAAATGGAGCTAGTGAAATATCGCTTTCAGGAAGTAACCGAAGTGAAAGAGCTGAGCCCGGAATTTTTGAATATTTTCAAACTGGATTCTGACTCTAAGGCTATTCTCATCACTCAAGGAGAAGCCGTAGGTTGCTTAGATCTTCTAAAAATCAGTACTACTGATATTAAAATTACGAGCGATACCGTGTGGATGCACCTGCCTGAACCTGAACTCTGCTATTATAAACTGGATTTAGAGAAGACCCGTCTGTATTCAGTAGAAACTGGTTTATTTGCTAATCGCGATCAGTTTATTTCCCGAGCGTACCGTCAGGCCGAACGCCAGATTCGCGATGCGGCTACTGGCTCGGAAATTTTGGATGAAACGGAAGTGAATGCTCATCGTATTTTACGACCCATGTTGGAAGAGCTTTCCGGGAAGACTATTATTTTCACCGAAAAGATTCCCACCACGCGAATTGCTCCGGCTGATTAG
- a CDS encoding cytochrome b5 domain-containing protein, giving the protein MNNLREYTTQQLALRNGQDREEVWCAYQGIIYDVSKSRLWKSGKHYEHWAGQDLTHELGDAPHTESVFNRFTAVGKLKNSS; this is encoded by the coding sequence GTGAATAATCTACGCGAATATACCACTCAACAGCTAGCCCTCCGCAACGGACAAGATCGGGAGGAAGTGTGGTGTGCTTACCAGGGAATAATTTACGATGTGAGTAAATCGCGACTGTGGAAAAGTGGGAAGCACTACGAGCATTGGGCGGGGCAGGACTTGACCCATGAATTAGGCGATGCTCCGCATACCGAATCAGTATTTAATCGTTTTACTGCCGTAGGCAAATTAAAAAATTCAAGCTGA